In Arachis stenosperma cultivar V10309 chromosome 1, arast.V10309.gnm1.PFL2, whole genome shotgun sequence, one DNA window encodes the following:
- the LOC130939631 gene encoding uncharacterized protein LOC130939631 translates to MAELDAAEPKRRKTEQVEMAEEACLCLVTYEELFVIKLSNLKKQDDDAKDWTYLLPPPKIEFSLRLREPGLCPFEFDSKIYMALSRAPRQNLTKKPGCWRIYEFKFEERRIELAESLDGVPAPLCWSFIANTPGSGHLYFYINPLVIDSGFYVLWRDLLLTHLWRRCLPFWLTTRMAASHYMNALMCFLRVFNPG, encoded by the coding sequence ATGGCGGAATTGGATGCTGCTGAGCCAAAAAGGCGAAAAACGGAGCAGGTTGAAATGGCGGAGGAAGCGTGCCTTTGCCTTGTTACTTATGAAGAGTTGTTCGTGATCAAACTAAGCAATTTAAAGAAACAAGATGATGATGCCAAAGATTGGACTTATTTGCTTCCTCCACCAAAGATCGAGTTCTCTTTGCGACTTCGAGAGCCTGGTTTGTGTCCTTTCGAGTTCGACTCCAAGATCTATATGGCGCTGTCCAGAGCACCGCGTCAGAATCTCACAAAGAAACCCGGCTGCTGGCGAATCTACGAATTCAAATTTGAGGAGCGCAGAATTGAGCTTGCGGAATCACTGGATGGTGTACCCGCCCCTCTTTGCTGGTCATTCATCGCAAACACGCCAGGCTCAGGCCATCTTTACTTCTATATAAATCCACTGGTCATAGATTCTGGATTTTACGTTCTTTGGAGGGACCTCCTCTTAACACACCTTTGGAGAAGGTGTTTGCCATTTTGGTTAACCACCAGAATGGCGGCGTCGCATTATATgaatgccttgatgtgtttttTGAGGGTTTTCAACCCTGGATAA